A genomic region of Arachis stenosperma cultivar V10309 chromosome 9, arast.V10309.gnm1.PFL2, whole genome shotgun sequence contains the following coding sequences:
- the LOC130948612 gene encoding putative UDP-glucose glucosyltransferase has translation MGSEAAIHVLLISFPAQGHINPLLRLGKCLAARGLFVTFSTTEDAGRDIRNANNIAEKFVAPVGDGFLKFEFFDDGLQDDDPIRKNLGDHTKHLEVVGKRFVSQMIKKHAESNQPISCIINNPFFPWVCDVAEEHGVPSALLWIQSTAVFTAYYHYHHKLVSFPSHDQPYIDVNLPSVTLKHNEIPDFLHPFSPFPILGTVILEQFKNLSKPFCILVDTYEELEKDFISFFSKSMSIRPVGPLFKNPKARMGGSNIRGDMITKSENCVEWLNSREPRSVVYISFGSLVYHPQEQIDEIAHGLLESEVSFLWVLKLPPKDWNVKPHVLPEGFVEKTAERGKVVQWSPQEEVLSHPSVACFVTHCGWNSTMESLASGVPMLTFPAWGDQNTNAKFIVDVFGAGIRLGYSQAENKIVNRDEVKKCLLEAMVGEKAEQLKQNALKWKKAADDAISDGGSSDRNLDAFVEDIKNRGAAALNVISSINNNNNNNNKIPY, from the coding sequence ATGGGGTCTGAAGCTGCCATACACGTCTTGCTGATTTCGTTTCCAGCACAGGGACACATAAACCCTCTCCTGAGGCTAGGAAAGTGCCTCGCCGCCAGGGGCTTATTCGTCACTTTCTCCACCACCGAGGACGCCGGCAGGGACATCAGAAACGCCAACAACATCGCCGAGAAGTTCGTTGCTCCGGTCGGCGATGGTTTCCTCAAGTTCGAGTTCTTCGACGATGGCTTACAGGACGACGATCCCATCAGGAAGAATCTGGGCGATCACACGAAGCATCTGGAAGTTGTTGGCAAGAGATTCGTTTCTCAAATGATCAAGAAGCACGCAGAGTCAAACCAACCAATCTCTTGCATCATAAACAACCCTTTCTTCCCGTGGGTTTGCGACGTTGCTGAAGAACACGGTGTTCCTTCTGCTCTCTTATGGATTCAGTCAACGGCAGTCTTCACTGCTTACTATCACTACCACCACAAACTGGTTAGCTTCCCTTCACACGATCAACCTTACATCGATGTTAATTTACCTTCCGTTACTCTCAAACACAACGAGATCCCAGATTTCTTGCACCCTTTCAGTCCCTTCCCGATTCTGGGAACGGTCATATTAGAACAGTTCAAGAACTTGTCCAAACCCTTCTGTATCTTGGTGGACACATACGAGGAGTTAGAGAAGGATTTCATCAGCTTCTTCTCGAAATCAATGAGCATAAGGCCCGTGGGCCCGTTGTTCAAGAACCCGAAAGCAAGAATGGGAGGAAGTAACATTCGTGGAGACATGATAACAAAGTCAGAGAACTGCGTTGAATGGCTGAACTCGAGAGAACCGCGTTCGGTGGTTTACATAAGCTTCGGGAGCTTGGTGTACCACCCGCAGGAGCAAATAGACGAAATTGCCCATGGGCTTTTGGAGTCTGAGGTGTCGTTTTTGTGGGTTTTGAAGCTGCCACCTAAGGACTGGAACGTGAAGCCACATGTTCTTCCAGAAGGGTTCGTTGAGAAAACTGCTGAAAGGGGAAAAGTGGTTCAATGGAGTCCACAAGAGGAGGTTCTGTCTCATCCTTCTGTGGCGTGTTTTGTCACTCACTGTGGTTGGAACTCTACAATGGAATCACTGGCTTCTGGTGTTCCAATGTTGACTTTTCCTGCCTGGGGTGACCAGAACACCAATGCCAAGTTCATCGTCGATGTTTTTGGCGCTGGGATCAGGTTGGGTTATAGCCAAGCAGAGAATAAGATCGTTAACagagatgaggttaagaagtgTTTGTTAGAAGCCATGGTTGGGGAAAAAGCAGAGCAGTTGAAGCAGAACGCGTTGAAGTGGAAGAAGGCGGCTGACGATGCTATCTCTGACGGTGGTTCTTCTGATCGGAATCTTGATGCCTTTGTTGAAGATATCAAGAATCGTGGTGCTGCTGCTCTTAATGTCATTAGCAgcatcaacaacaataataataataataataagattcCATATTAA